Proteins found in one Thiohalobacter sp. genomic segment:
- the purE gene encoding 5-(carboxyamino)imidazole ribonucleotide mutase, protein MNKTPRVGVVMGSNSDWPVMEQAVQMLERFDIPHEARVVSAHRTPDLLFEYAASARERGLACIIAGAGGAAHLPGMLAAKTTLPVLGVPVPSRYLKGTDSLLSIVQMPKGIPVATFAIGEAGAANAGLFAASLLAVEDAALAERLAAYRAELEQMVHDMTLPPA, encoded by the coding sequence ATGAACAAGACGCCCAGGGTCGGCGTGGTGATGGGCAGCAACAGCGACTGGCCGGTGATGGAACAGGCCGTGCAGATGCTGGAACGCTTCGACATCCCGCACGAGGCCCGCGTGGTCTCCGCCCACCGCACCCCCGATCTGCTGTTCGAGTACGCGGCCAGCGCCCGCGAACGCGGCCTGGCCTGCATCATCGCCGGCGCCGGCGGCGCCGCCCATCTGCCCGGCATGCTGGCCGCCAAGACCACGCTGCCGGTGCTGGGCGTGCCGGTGCCCTCGCGCTACCTCAAGGGCACCGACTCGCTGCTGTCCATCGTACAGATGCCGAAGGGTATCCCGGTCGCGACCTTCGCCATCGGCGAGGCCGGAGCGGCCAATGCCGGCCTGTTCGCGGCCAGCCTGCTGGCGGTCGAGGATGCAGCGCTGGCCGAGCGGCTGGCGGCCTACCGTGCCGAACTCGAACAGATGGTCCATGACATGACCCTGCCGCCGGCATGA
- a CDS encoding phosphoribosylaminoimidazolesuccinocarboxamide synthase encodes MLDVLYETRIDSLPLLARGKVRDIYKVGEDHLLMVTTDRLSAFDVVLPDPIPGKGAVLTAISRFWFERLRDRVPNHLAALTLEEVLPDPEARAQVEGRAMIVRRLKALPVEAIVRGYLIGSGWKDYQATGSVCGIRLPPGLRQADRLPEPLFTPSTKAAVGDHDINIDYAETERLLGSELAAQVREVSLAIYADAAEYARERGIIIADTKFEFGLDEDGRLVLIDEVLTPDSSRFWPADQYRPGISPPSFDKQFVRDYLETLDWDKTPPGPRLPPEIIRRTAEKYREAQRRLTGQG; translated from the coding sequence ATGCTGGATGTCCTGTACGAAACCCGGATCGACAGCCTGCCGCTGCTGGCGCGCGGCAAGGTTCGGGATATATATAAGGTAGGCGAGGACCACCTGCTGATGGTCACCACCGACCGGCTGTCGGCCTTCGACGTGGTGCTGCCGGACCCGATACCGGGCAAGGGCGCGGTGCTCACGGCCATCTCCCGCTTCTGGTTCGAGCGGCTGCGGGACAGAGTGCCCAATCATCTCGCCGCGCTGACGCTGGAGGAAGTCCTTCCCGACCCGGAGGCGCGCGCCCAGGTCGAGGGCCGCGCCATGATCGTGCGCCGTCTCAAGGCATTGCCGGTGGAGGCCATCGTGCGCGGTTACCTGATCGGTTCGGGCTGGAAGGACTATCAGGCCACAGGCTCGGTGTGCGGCATCCGGCTGCCCCCCGGCCTGCGGCAGGCCGATCGCCTGCCGGAACCCCTGTTCACGCCCTCGACCAAGGCCGCGGTCGGCGACCACGATATCAACATCGACTACGCCGAGACCGAGCGCCTGCTCGGGTCGGAGCTGGCCGCCCAGGTGCGGGAGGTCAGCCTTGCCATCTACGCCGATGCCGCCGAGTATGCCCGCGAGCGCGGCATCATCATTGCCGACACCAAGTTCGAGTTCGGCCTCGACGAGGACGGCCGCCTGGTGCTGATCGACGAGGTGCTCACGCCCGACTCCTCCCGCTTCTGGCCTGCCGACCAGTACCGGCCCGGCATCAGTCCGCCCAGCTTCGACAAGCAGTTCGTGCGCGACTACCTGGAGACGCTGGACTGGGACAAGACGCCGCCGGGGCCGCGGCTGCCGCCCGAGATCATCCGGCGCACCGCCGAGAAGTATCGCGAGGCGCAGCGGCGCCTGACCGGGCAGGGCTGA